One genomic segment of Arthrobacter sp. zg-Y1110 includes these proteins:
- a CDS encoding S8 family serine peptidase: MNNPNHRRAGKAALATVAGFALASSMWAPAAATEGTANEEPTIRGIETVTPDFKVSPDLETKQGPVSVFVQFSGKGAYEQTQPVEVLEGLAEPLNKSGQVQEIRSGIETKAEEVAQAASSSILYTTTNTIPGVAINGDAEAIRALAARGDVVKITGIVPKTFDNKGGDIDVRAVDSWVQRSQTGEGVTIAVLDTGLDYTHSDFGGPGTPEAFAAAQASPTIPAANLGLYDPAKFAGGWDLVGDAYNADPTDPATYSPIPVPDANPLDCGSHGTHVAGTAAGYGTNADGTTFSGDYSTLTGNQVNAMGIGPGTAPNAKLVSVRVFGCVGSSEVVGQALDYVLDPNDDGDFSDRAQVVNMSLGSAFPAYDDPENDIVNALTAQGILSVVSSGNSGDIYDIGGSPGSAETALTVANSVGSQTTLDAARVLAPTAGTGKGQYTSSFDYASASEAARTGTVVMAPQGGNSDGCAALEPAGANAGKWVWLTWDDNSATRECGSAVRWNNAAAAGYAGVVLDSTLNGFSAGIAGNATIPGFQFTRESSEQLRPAAEAGTLQIQLAPELVGSVTGQSGALDTLNASSSRGVHGSNGVIKPDVAAPGTQIKSAQVGTGTGASIKSGTSMAAPNVAGIAALVVGATDYNPYEVKSIIMNTATHDVFAGEGVVHAPNRVGSGRVDALDALNTKVLAYDADNPRLTSMNFGVLEVGAEPVEITRTITVENKGDSPKTYTPEYLPATDMPGVSISVSTAPVQVPANATATIPVTLSIADPTALAKRIDPAAERTQGTGATARQYIAEESGRIQLTSEGSPALRVPVYSAPKPTSDMQASSKISFAGAADLATSVTFTGRGLAQGEGTEAYVSMMTPLVLGEESPRRSDLALDSLYGLDLRNVGASSNVPALTAAGSTNLNAAVLNIGLSTWENWATISGNSTILVELDTNSDGVPNFVAVTTRITGLDQSVFRIAPVTGVDADGGLVLGTPLPGSYPVNGTVGNVDSNVFDTNVMTLPIPAGSLGLDLTKSQPIQYRISTTNAINVDESGERVPVDTTAWIPFNLSQPAVWFQSNSPAAFVYAEEDGATLTVNRQASTTGAKALFLHHHNAEGVKDQVTQVEVAPLRFPDVPGTMFESDINWMADQGLTTGYEDGTYRPAGSINRDAMAAFLYRLAGSPNYDAPDVSPFTDVTPSTQFYKEISWLAESGITTGYPDGTFRPVAPVKRDAMAAFMNRFAGEKCGIDAAEGYQAPGTASFTDVPTNDQFHREISWMKASGVSTGYPDSSYHPGENVSREAMAAFIHRLDTYTENNGGCR; this comes from the coding sequence ATGAACAATCCAAACCACCGGAGAGCAGGAAAGGCAGCGCTGGCAACAGTCGCAGGCTTTGCCCTCGCCTCCAGCATGTGGGCACCGGCTGCGGCCACTGAGGGGACCGCAAACGAGGAACCGACCATTCGGGGAATCGAAACGGTTACGCCTGATTTCAAGGTTTCACCGGATCTCGAAACCAAGCAGGGCCCGGTCTCGGTTTTCGTACAGTTCAGCGGCAAAGGCGCCTATGAACAGACCCAGCCCGTCGAAGTACTCGAAGGACTCGCCGAACCGCTGAACAAGTCCGGCCAGGTGCAGGAAATCCGCAGCGGCATCGAGACGAAGGCCGAAGAAGTTGCCCAGGCCGCTTCCTCGTCCATTCTTTACACCACCACCAACACCATCCCGGGTGTTGCCATCAACGGCGACGCTGAGGCAATCAGGGCGCTGGCAGCACGCGGCGACGTCGTCAAGATCACCGGCATCGTTCCCAAGACCTTTGACAACAAGGGCGGGGATATTGACGTCCGTGCCGTGGATTCCTGGGTGCAGCGGTCCCAGACCGGTGAGGGCGTCACCATTGCCGTCCTCGACACCGGCCTGGACTACACGCACTCGGACTTCGGCGGCCCGGGCACCCCCGAAGCGTTTGCGGCGGCGCAGGCTTCGCCCACTATCCCGGCAGCAAACTTGGGCCTTTACGATCCGGCCAAGTTCGCCGGCGGCTGGGACCTCGTCGGTGACGCCTACAACGCGGATCCCACCGACCCCGCCACGTACAGCCCCATCCCTGTCCCGGACGCCAACCCCCTGGACTGCGGGAGCCACGGCACCCACGTTGCGGGAACGGCAGCGGGTTACGGCACCAACGCTGACGGAACCACGTTCAGCGGGGACTACTCCACGCTCACCGGCAACCAGGTGAACGCCATGGGCATCGGCCCGGGCACCGCACCGAACGCCAAGCTCGTCAGCGTCCGTGTCTTCGGCTGCGTCGGCTCCTCCGAGGTTGTCGGCCAGGCCCTGGACTACGTCCTGGACCCGAACGACGACGGCGACTTCAGCGACCGCGCCCAGGTTGTGAACATGTCCCTGGGTTCCGCTTTCCCCGCCTATGACGATCCCGAAAACGACATTGTCAATGCGCTCACGGCCCAGGGCATCCTCTCGGTCGTGTCCTCGGGCAACTCCGGCGACATCTACGATATCGGCGGCTCCCCCGGCAGCGCCGAGACTGCACTGACCGTGGCAAACAGCGTCGGGTCCCAGACCACCCTGGACGCTGCACGCGTCCTGGCTCCGACTGCCGGAACCGGCAAGGGCCAGTACACCTCCAGCTTCGACTACGCCTCCGCTTCCGAGGCCGCTCGGACGGGCACCGTGGTGATGGCGCCGCAGGGCGGCAACTCCGACGGCTGCGCCGCACTGGAACCCGCGGGCGCCAATGCGGGCAAATGGGTCTGGCTGACCTGGGATGACAACTCCGCCACGCGCGAATGCGGTTCGGCCGTCCGCTGGAACAACGCCGCAGCCGCCGGCTACGCCGGCGTCGTCCTTGACTCCACCCTGAACGGCTTCTCGGCCGGTATTGCCGGAAACGCTACGATCCCCGGCTTCCAGTTCACCCGCGAATCCAGCGAGCAGCTGCGGCCGGCCGCCGAGGCCGGGACCCTGCAGATTCAGCTCGCTCCCGAGCTGGTGGGCAGCGTGACCGGACAGTCCGGCGCGCTGGACACCCTGAACGCCAGCTCCTCGCGCGGCGTCCACGGCTCCAACGGCGTGATCAAGCCCGACGTCGCCGCCCCGGGAACGCAGATCAAGTCCGCCCAGGTTGGCACCGGCACCGGCGCCTCCATCAAGTCCGGCACCTCGATGGCTGCCCCGAACGTAGCGGGTATTGCCGCACTCGTTGTGGGCGCGACGGATTACAACCCGTACGAGGTCAAGTCGATCATCATGAACACGGCGACCCACGACGTATTCGCCGGTGAAGGCGTAGTCCATGCGCCGAACCGCGTTGGATCCGGACGCGTTGACGCCCTGGACGCCCTGAATACGAAGGTCCTGGCCTACGACGCAGACAACCCGCGCCTGACGTCCATGAACTTCGGCGTCCTGGAAGTCGGAGCCGAGCCGGTCGAGATCACGCGCACCATCACGGTCGAGAACAAGGGCGATTCACCGAAGACGTACACGCCCGAGTACCTGCCCGCAACCGACATGCCCGGCGTCAGCATCAGCGTCAGCACTGCACCCGTGCAGGTTCCCGCCAACGCTACTGCCACCATCCCGGTCACGCTGAGCATTGCGGATCCCACCGCGCTGGCAAAGCGGATCGACCCGGCGGCCGAGCGGACCCAGGGCACTGGCGCCACCGCGCGCCAGTACATCGCCGAAGAATCGGGCCGCATCCAACTGACGAGCGAAGGATCGCCGGCCCTGCGGGTGCCGGTCTACTCCGCACCGAAGCCGACGTCCGACATGCAGGCAAGCTCCAAGATCTCGTTTGCCGGCGCGGCAGACCTGGCTACGTCCGTCACCTTCACCGGTCGCGGACTGGCCCAGGGCGAAGGCACCGAGGCTTATGTTTCGATGATGACGCCGCTGGTGCTGGGCGAGGAAAGCCCGCGCAGGAGCGATCTTGCGCTGGATTCCCTCTACGGCCTGGACCTGCGCAACGTCGGTGCTTCGTCCAACGTTCCGGCACTGACTGCTGCAGGGAGCACCAACCTGAACGCGGCTGTCCTGAACATCGGATTGAGCACCTGGGAAAACTGGGCCACGATCAGCGGTAACAGCACGATCCTGGTCGAGCTGGATACCAACTCCGACGGTGTACCCAACTTCGTGGCCGTCACCACCCGGATCACGGGTCTTGACCAGAGCGTCTTCCGCATTGCTCCGGTGACGGGCGTCGATGCGGACGGAGGGCTCGTGCTGGGCACCCCGCTCCCGGGTTCCTACCCGGTGAACGGTACCGTGGGCAACGTCGACAGCAATGTCTTCGACACCAACGTGATGACCCTGCCGATTCCGGCCGGTTCCCTTGGCCTGGATCTCACGAAGTCACAACCGATCCAGTACCGCATCTCCACCACCAACGCCATCAACGTGGATGAGTCCGGCGAGCGGGTTCCGGTTGACACCACCGCATGGATTCCGTTCAACCTCAGCCAGCCGGCCGTTTGGTTCCAGAGCAACAGCCCTGCTGCCTTCGTCTACGCGGAAGAGGACGGCGCAACCCTTACGGTCAACCGTCAGGCCAGCACCACGGGCGCCAAGGCACTGTTCCTGCACCACCACAACGCCGAGGGCGTCAAGGACCAGGTCACTCAGGTGGAAGTTGCTCCGCTGCGGTTCCCGGATGTTCCGGGCACCATGTTCGAATCGGACATCAACTGGATGGCTGACCAGGGGCTGACCACCGGCTACGAGGACGGCACCTACCGTCCGGCCGGTTCCATCAACCGCGATGCAATGGCGGCGTTCCTGTACCGTCTCGCGGGTTCGCCGAACTACGACGCGCCGGACGTGTCGCCGTTCACGGACGTCACGCCGAGCACGCAGTTCTACAAGGAGATCTCGTGGCTGGCCGAATCGGGCATCACTACCGGTTATCCGGACGGCACCTTCCGCCCGGTGGCACCGGTCAAGCGTGACGCGATGGCTGCCTTCATGAACCGGTTTGCCGGGGAGAAGTGCGGGATCGACGCCGCCGAGGGCTACCAGGCTCCGGGCACGGCTTCCTTCACGGACGTTCCGACCAACGACCAGTTCCACCGGGAGATCTCCTGGATGAAGGCATCCGGAGTGTCTACCGGTTACCCGGACAGCAGCTACCACCCGGGTGAGAACGTTTCCCGCGAGGCCATGGCGGCGTTCATTCACCGCCTGGACACCTACACGGAAAACAACGGTGGTTGCCGCTAA